One window of Desulfobulbaceae bacterium genomic DNA carries:
- a CDS encoding PilZ domain-containing protein, producing MGLEDFDMEIKFSDGLEFVTDSESDDVDPVNSSFSKAQLEALKVIIRDGYRAPVGSADHICLMVAGKPYPVFNLSVSGLGIFLKELDGIKSNVVLKDMVLHINDAEFQIDGKVIHVSQDESHYLCGIHIVQMEDACQKELLAFLQNSRKLLFS from the coding sequence ATGGGATTGGAAGACTTTGATATGGAAATAAAATTTAGTGATGGACTTGAGTTTGTTACAGATTCTGAATCCGATGATGTTGATCCGGTAAACTCTTCGTTTTCGAAGGCGCAACTGGAGGCACTGAAAGTAATTATCCGTGACGGTTACCGCGCCCCTGTCGGCTCAGCGGACCATATATGTCTGATGGTTGCGGGTAAACCCTATCCGGTCTTTAATCTAAGTGTCAGCGGACTTGGCATATTCCTTAAAGAGTTGGATGGCATTAAATCTAACGTCGTGCTGAAGGATATGGTCTTACATATTAACGATGCTGAATTCCAGATAGATGGTAAGGTTATCCATGTGTCACAGGATGAGTCGCACTATTTATGTGGAATTCATATTGTGCAGATGGAAGATGCTTGTCAAAAAGAGTTGTTGGCATTTTTGCAAAATAGCAGGAAGTTACTGTTTTCATAA
- a CDS encoding Rdx family protein, with protein MGDHLKKQLGAQVTLIAGSDGIFDVEVNGKVIFSKKKIGRFPESNEIVSLIGG; from the coding sequence TTGGGAGATCATTTAAAGAAACAACTTGGTGCACAGGTCACCTTAATTGCTGGTTCAGACGGCATATTCGACGTTGAGGTTAATGGCAAGGTGATTTTCTCAAAGAAAAAAATCGGTCGGTTCCCAGAGTCAAACGAAATTGTCTCGCTTATAGGGGGATGA